The following are encoded together in the Weissella soli genome:
- the msrA gene encoding peptide-methionine (S)-S-oxide reductase MsrA, with protein MDQQVILAQLYNLILNPATRDFERANLLVAKQALEASQRLGGVLDKLIGDLRPLGARGNLTPDVMDFYLMITGAAPVVTANKVTAEHAEHLQTAIFAGGCFWCLVEPFDTQPGIISVTSGYTGGTTANPTYDQVLVGNTGHVEAVAIVYDPAVKSYQDLVATFWQLTDPTDADGQFLDRGPQYQSVIFYTNDAQHAIAEDSKQALIESNQYDKPIVTKVLAATTFYPAENFHQDFYKKFPKRVKAMDRARHQLQQMQRIRVAGKRLLKLRK; from the coding sequence ATGGATCAGCAAGTAATTTTAGCACAGTTGTATAATCTAATCTTGAATCCAGCGACGCGCGATTTTGAACGAGCTAACTTATTGGTGGCGAAGCAAGCTTTGGAAGCCAGTCAGCGCTTGGGTGGTGTGTTAGACAAACTCATCGGCGATTTACGTCCGCTTGGCGCACGCGGGAATCTAACCCCTGATGTCATGGACTTCTATTTAATGATTACGGGAGCAGCGCCAGTGGTAACGGCAAACAAAGTTACGGCCGAACACGCGGAACATTTGCAAACCGCGATCTTTGCAGGGGGATGCTTTTGGTGTCTGGTGGAGCCATTTGATACACAACCAGGAATTATTTCAGTGACATCAGGTTACACTGGCGGAACAACTGCCAATCCGACCTATGACCAAGTCCTTGTGGGTAATACTGGGCATGTTGAAGCTGTGGCCATCGTTTATGATCCCGCAGTGAAGTCTTACCAAGACTTGGTCGCTACTTTCTGGCAATTGACCGATCCAACCGATGCGGATGGTCAATTCTTGGACCGGGGTCCCCAGTACCAATCGGTGATTTTTTACACCAATGACGCACAGCATGCAATTGCTGAAGATAGTAAACAAGCATTGATTGAATCTAATCAATATGACAAACCAATTGTGACGAAAGTATTGGCCGCAACGACTTTTTATCCAGCTGAAAATTTTCATCAGGATTTCTATAAGAAATTTCCTAAGCGTGTTAAAGCGATGGATCGTGCCCGGCATCAGTTACAACAGATGCAACGCATTCGGGTCGCTGGTAAACGGCTGTTAAAGTTGCGTAAGTAA